In a single window of the Streptosporangiales bacterium genome:
- a CDS encoding MarR family transcriptional regulator, with the protein MAVSAVATMVWSTDAMNSASDTIAKTILRRGCGSPPPVADLTDSHSTLLAGRQRRGSVIVDTDTLIRMRAVIGRLARQLNTTATGEGLTPTQASVLGLISARGPLGLAELTELEHLNPTMLSRVIGKLTEWELIRKRPAPTDQRAVMVEVTEAGDVLFDRVRLRRSQVIAQCLDRLPADAVTKVVDALPALEALAEELRVHGGSTGPPPPDRP; encoded by the coding sequence ATGGCCGTCAGCGCCGTGGCGACGATGGTCTGGTCGACCGACGCCATGAACAGCGCCAGCGACACGATCGCGAAGACGATCCTGCGACGAGGGTGTGGTTCGCCCCCACCCGTCGCTGATCTCACAGACAGCCATAGTACTTTGCTTGCCGGCAGGCAACGAAGGGGTTCGGTCATCGTGGACACCGACACGCTCATCCGCATGCGAGCCGTCATCGGCCGGCTCGCGCGGCAACTCAACACCACCGCGACCGGCGAGGGACTCACCCCGACGCAGGCATCGGTGCTCGGGCTCATCTCGGCACGCGGTCCCCTGGGTCTCGCCGAGCTCACCGAGCTCGAGCATCTCAACCCGACCATGCTGTCGCGGGTGATCGGCAAGCTCACCGAGTGGGAGCTGATCCGCAAACGCCCGGCGCCCACCGACCAGCGGGCCGTCATGGTGGAGGTGACCGAGGCGGGCGACGTGCTGTTCGACCGTGTTCGGCTGCGACGCTCGCAGGTCATCGCCCAGTGCCTCGACCGACTCCCCGCCGACGCGGTGACCAAGGTCGTCGACGCCCTGCCGGCGCTGGAGGCGCTGGCCGAGGAGCTACGCGTCCACGGCGGCTCCACCGGCCCTCCGCCACCGGACCGACCGTAG
- a CDS encoding MarR family transcriptional regulator, with protein sequence MIERSTIPTGDEIPPPRAREGTTVRGVAEFEWLDDQQQRDWRRYLLGSLMLTERLDRDLRQRHDLSLAEYEVLVRLSEADDRSLRMAELAEFSNQSRSRLSHTVDRLQKDGLVVRDHCDVDRRGVWARLTDTGFARLEEAAYTHVAGVREYLVETVGPTDFTALGRAFQAVVDRLSGGDPAAERCIEAGSTSPSTPVRSAAVS encoded by the coding sequence ATGATTGAGCGGTCAACTATTCCCACCGGGGACGAAATCCCGCCTCCCCGGGCGCGCGAAGGGACTACCGTGAGAGGCGTGGCAGAGTTCGAATGGCTGGACGACCAGCAGCAACGCGACTGGCGGCGCTACCTGCTCGGCAGCCTGATGCTCACCGAGCGCCTCGACCGTGACCTGCGGCAACGTCACGATCTCTCGCTGGCCGAGTACGAGGTGCTCGTCCGGCTGTCCGAGGCCGACGACCGCAGCCTCCGGATGGCCGAGCTCGCGGAGTTCAGCAACCAGTCACGCAGCCGCCTGTCGCACACCGTCGACCGGCTGCAGAAGGACGGCCTCGTCGTCCGGGACCACTGCGACGTCGACCGCAGGGGAGTCTGGGCGCGCCTCACCGACACCGGCTTCGCCCGGCTCGAGGAGGCGGCGTACACCCACGTCGCCGGGGTGCGGGAATACCTGGTCGAGACGGTGGGGCCTACGGACTTCACTGCACTCGGTCGCGCATTCCAGGCGGTAGTCGACCGCCTGTCCGGCGGCGATCCCGCCGCCGAGCGCTGCATCGAGGCCGGCAGCACGTCACCGTCCACGCCCGTACGGAGCGCGGCAGTCTCGTAG
- a CDS encoding polyisoprenoid-binding protein, whose protein sequence is MTSKGAVDTAAAGLVAGTWTIDPAHTEVGFAIRHLMAKVRGAFNDVDGTIVVGETAEASKVSVEIQASSVDTRNEQRDGHLRSAEILDVEKYPVLTFTSTGLRRDGDDYVLDGDLTVTDVTRSVSLAVEFNGTGIDPWGGLRAGFSATTSISRKDYGVDFNIPLPGGDKSLLGDKVEITIEVEAVLQQDEQA, encoded by the coding sequence ATGACATCGAAGGGCGCGGTTGACACCGCTGCCGCCGGTCTCGTCGCCGGCACCTGGACCATCGACCCGGCGCACACCGAGGTCGGCTTCGCCATTCGGCACCTGATGGCGAAGGTGCGCGGCGCGTTCAACGACGTCGACGGCACCATCGTCGTCGGCGAGACGGCGGAGGCGTCGAAGGTGAGCGTCGAGATCCAGGCATCGTCGGTGGACACCAGGAACGAGCAGCGTGACGGCCACCTCCGCTCGGCCGAGATCCTCGACGTCGAGAAGTACCCCGTGCTGACCTTCACCTCGACGGGTCTGCGCCGCGACGGCGACGACTACGTCCTGGACGGCGACCTGACGGTGACCGACGTCACCAGGTCCGTGTCGCTCGCGGTCGAGTTCAACGGCACCGGGATCGACCCGTGGGGCGGGCTGCGGGCCGGCTTCTCGGCGACGACGTCGATCAGCCGCAAGGACTACGGCGTCGACTTCAACATCCCCCTCCCCGGCGGCGACAAGTCGCTGCTCGGCGACAAGGTGGAGATCACCATCGAGGTCGAGGCCGTCCTGCAGCAGGACGAGCAGGCCTGA
- a CDS encoding glutamate--cysteine ligase — MLSDFRFEHERPLTGLEIEFNLVDASYDPAMRNERVLELIENPAFQTELGQFNIETNVDPRQIAGDGLASYENDVRASLNVAEDRANKDDTHIVMVGILPTLMQRHMGVETFSGNPRYKLLNEQILAARGEDVHINISGPERLRMYSDTIMPEAACTSVQLHLQVSPESFAEYWNASQTVASIQLALGANSPFLFGRQLWHETRIALFEQATDTRPEELKAQGVRPRVWFGERWITSIFDLFEENVRYFPALLPICDDEDPVEVLERGDTPELAELRLHNGTIYRWNRPIYDVVLGRPHLRVENRVLPAGPTIVDIMANAAFYFGLVHHLAEADRPVWSQMSFSAAEENFHAAARDGIEARVYWPGVGEVLATELVLRRLLPWASAGLDAWGVDAGLRDKLLGIIEQRCLTGRNGATWQRDTLRRVERDNHLERPDALRETLRRYCTHMHTNEPVHTWPVEP; from the coding sequence ATGCTGTCGGACTTCCGGTTCGAGCACGAGCGCCCGCTCACCGGGCTCGAGATCGAGTTCAACCTCGTCGACGCGTCGTACGACCCGGCGATGCGCAACGAGCGGGTGCTCGAGCTGATCGAGAACCCCGCGTTCCAGACCGAGCTCGGCCAGTTCAACATCGAGACCAACGTCGACCCGCGGCAGATCGCGGGCGACGGCCTGGCGTCGTACGAGAACGACGTGCGGGCCAGCCTCAACGTCGCGGAGGACCGCGCGAACAAGGACGACACGCACATCGTCATGGTGGGCATCCTGCCGACGCTGATGCAGCGGCACATGGGTGTCGAGACGTTCTCCGGCAACCCCCGCTACAAGCTGCTCAACGAGCAGATCCTCGCCGCGCGGGGCGAGGACGTGCACATCAACATCAGCGGTCCCGAGCGACTGCGGATGTACTCCGACACGATCATGCCGGAGGCGGCGTGCACCAGCGTGCAACTGCACCTGCAGGTGTCGCCGGAGTCGTTCGCCGAGTACTGGAACGCCTCGCAGACCGTCGCCTCGATCCAGCTCGCTCTCGGCGCGAACTCACCGTTCCTCTTCGGCCGCCAGCTGTGGCACGAGACCCGCATCGCGTTGTTCGAGCAGGCCACCGACACGCGTCCGGAAGAGCTCAAGGCGCAGGGTGTGCGGCCCCGCGTCTGGTTCGGCGAGCGCTGGATCACCTCGATCTTCGACCTGTTCGAGGAGAACGTCCGCTACTTCCCTGCGCTGCTGCCCATCTGCGACGACGAAGACCCCGTCGAGGTGCTCGAACGCGGCGACACCCCCGAGCTCGCCGAGCTGCGGCTGCACAACGGCACGATCTACCGATGGAACAGGCCGATCTACGACGTCGTGCTCGGCCGTCCACACCTGCGGGTCGAGAACCGCGTCCTGCCGGCCGGGCCGACCATCGTCGACATCATGGCCAACGCCGCGTTCTACTTCGGCCTGGTGCACCACCTCGCCGAGGCCGACCGGCCGGTGTGGTCGCAGATGTCGTTCAGCGCCGCCGAGGAGAACTTCCACGCCGCGGCACGCGACGGCATCGAGGCGCGGGTCTACTGGCCGGGCGTCGGCGAGGTGCTCGCGACCGAGCTGGTGCTGCGCCGGCTGCTGCCGTGGGCGTCGGCGGGTCTCGACGCCTGGGGCGTCGACGCCGGCCTTCGCGACAAGCTGCTCGGCATCATCGAGCAGCGGTGCCTCACCGGTCGCAACGGCGCGACCTGGCAACGCGACACGCTGCGCCGGGTCGAGCGCGACAACCACCTCGAACGACCCGACGCGCTGCGCGAGACGTTGCGCCGCTACTGCACGCACATGCACACCAACGAGCCGGTGCACACCTGGCCCGTCGAACCGTGA
- the gcvP gene encoding aminomethyl-transferring glycine dehydrogenase, translating into MTDRPSIADLHTGWQFVDRHVGIDAHAEARMLKTIGRPSVDELVTAALPEDIRDTTGLDLPPASSEAEALGELRAMAARNTVLTSMIGLGYYGTITPPVIRRNVLEDPSWYTAYTPYQPEISQGRLEALVNFQTMIADLTALPYANASLLDESTAAAEAMSLARRSVRGAGSFLVDADCLPQTIAVVRTRAEAAGIDVTVADLSGGELPAGDYFGVLVQYPGTSGAVRDLTAVATAARERGALTIVAADLLALTLLAAPGDSGADIAVGTTQRFGMSMGYGGPHAGYLAVRNGLQRSLPGRLVGVSVDADGARAYRLALQTREQHIRREKATSNICTAQVLPAVIASMYAVYHGPEGLRRIAQRVHRYAAVLAAGLADSGVEVVHEHFFDTVLVRVPGGAVAVVERARARGVNLRLVDDDHVGVACDEVTVSAHVETIWAAFGITTHRVEALDPSTEDSVPAALARESEYLTHPVFASHRSETAMLRYLHRLSAKDYALDRGMIPLGSCTMKLNAAAEMEPITWPGWADVHPYAPAEQTAGYRQLIEQLSAWLTEITGYDAVSLQPNAGSQGELAGLLAIRGYHRAAGDLERDVCLIPSSAHGTNAASAVMAGMRVVVVGCDDSGNVDLDDLRAKLAAHEGRVAAIMITYPSTHGVYEQTVTELCALVHEAGGQVYVDGANLNALLGLAKPGKFGGDVSHLNLHKTFCIPHGGGGPGVGPVAARAHLAPYLPQDDTPIAGAPFGSAGILPITWAYIKMMGGPGLTRATMAAVLAANYVAHRLAPHYPVLYTGRDGLVAHECIVDLRQLTKSSGVTVDDVAKRLVDYGFHAPTMSFPVAGTLMIEPTESEDIGELDRFCDAMIAIRNEIDRVAAGEWPSDDNPLRNAPHTAECLVEEWEHPYSREVAAYPVPDTRVAKYWSPVRRIDQAYGDRNLVCSCPPLEELAEG; encoded by the coding sequence GCACTGCCCGAGGACATCCGCGACACCACGGGCCTCGACCTGCCGCCCGCCTCCTCCGAGGCCGAGGCGCTCGGGGAGCTGCGCGCGATGGCGGCGCGCAACACGGTGCTGACCTCGATGATCGGTCTCGGCTACTACGGCACGATCACCCCGCCGGTGATCCGTCGCAACGTCCTCGAGGACCCGTCCTGGTACACCGCCTACACCCCGTACCAGCCGGAGATCTCCCAGGGCCGGCTCGAGGCGCTCGTCAACTTCCAGACGATGATCGCCGACCTCACCGCCCTGCCGTACGCGAACGCGTCGCTGCTCGACGAGTCGACCGCGGCGGCCGAGGCGATGTCGCTGGCGCGGCGCAGCGTGCGCGGCGCCGGCTCGTTCCTCGTCGACGCCGACTGCCTGCCGCAGACCATCGCGGTCGTGCGTACGCGCGCGGAGGCGGCCGGCATCGACGTCACGGTCGCCGACCTGTCCGGCGGCGAGCTGCCCGCCGGTGACTACTTCGGCGTCCTCGTGCAGTACCCGGGCACCTCGGGTGCCGTTCGCGACCTAACGGCCGTGGCCACCGCCGCGCGCGAGCGCGGCGCGCTGACGATCGTCGCCGCCGACCTGCTCGCCCTCACCCTGCTGGCCGCTCCCGGCGACTCCGGCGCCGACATCGCCGTCGGCACCACCCAGCGCTTCGGCATGTCGATGGGGTACGGCGGCCCGCACGCCGGCTACCTGGCCGTACGCAACGGCCTCCAGCGCTCGCTGCCCGGCCGGCTCGTCGGGGTGTCCGTCGACGCCGACGGCGCGCGGGCGTACCGCCTCGCGCTGCAGACCCGCGAGCAGCACATCCGCCGTGAGAAGGCCACGAGCAACATCTGCACGGCGCAGGTCCTGCCTGCCGTCATCGCGAGCATGTACGCCGTCTACCACGGCCCGGAGGGACTCCGGCGCATCGCGCAGCGCGTGCACCGCTACGCCGCCGTCCTCGCGGCGGGTCTCGCCGACAGCGGCGTCGAGGTCGTGCACGAGCACTTCTTCGACACGGTGCTGGTGCGGGTGCCAGGCGGCGCGGTGGCCGTGGTCGAGCGTGCGCGGGCGCGCGGGGTCAACCTGCGCCTGGTCGACGACGACCACGTCGGCGTCGCGTGTGACGAGGTCACCGTCTCCGCGCACGTCGAGACGATCTGGGCGGCGTTCGGCATCACCACCCACCGGGTCGAGGCGCTCGACCCGTCCACGGAGGACTCGGTCCCCGCGGCCCTGGCCAGGGAGTCCGAGTACCTCACCCACCCGGTCTTCGCGAGCCACCGCTCGGAGACCGCGATGCTGCGCTACCTGCACCGCCTCTCGGCCAAGGACTACGCGCTCGACCGGGGCATGATCCCGCTCGGGTCGTGCACGATGAAGCTCAACGCCGCGGCCGAGATGGAACCGATCACCTGGCCCGGCTGGGCCGACGTCCACCCGTACGCACCTGCCGAGCAGACCGCCGGCTACCGCCAGCTGATCGAGCAGCTCTCCGCGTGGCTGACCGAGATCACCGGCTACGACGCGGTGTCGCTGCAGCCCAACGCCGGTAGCCAGGGCGAGCTCGCCGGCCTCCTCGCGATCCGCGGCTACCACCGCGCCGCCGGCGATCTCGAGCGCGACGTCTGCCTCATCCCATCCTCGGCGCACGGCACCAACGCCGCGAGCGCGGTCATGGCCGGCATGCGCGTCGTGGTCGTCGGCTGCGACGACTCGGGCAACGTCGACCTCGACGACCTGCGGGCCAAGCTCGCGGCCCACGAGGGCAGGGTCGCCGCGATCATGATCACGTACCCCTCCACGCACGGGGTCTACGAGCAGACCGTCACCGAGCTGTGCGCGCTCGTGCACGAGGCCGGGGGACAGGTCTACGTCGACGGCGCCAACCTCAACGCCCTGCTCGGTCTCGCCAAGCCGGGCAAGTTCGGCGGCGATGTCAGCCACCTCAACCTGCACAAGACGTTCTGCATCCCGCACGGTGGCGGCGGTCCCGGCGTGGGACCCGTCGCGGCGCGCGCACACCTCGCGCCCTACCTGCCGCAGGACGACACCCCGATCGCCGGCGCGCCGTTCGGCTCCGCCGGGATTCTGCCGATCACGTGGGCGTACATCAAGATGATGGGCGGACCGGGACTCACCCGGGCCACGATGGCCGCCGTGCTCGCCGCCAACTACGTCGCCCACCGGCTCGCGCCGCACTACCCCGTGCTCTACACCGGCCGCGACGGCCTCGTCGCGCACGAGTGCATCGTCGACCTGCGCCAGCTCACCAAGAGCAGCGGGGTGACGGTCGACGACGTCGCCAAGCGGCTCGTCGACTACGGGTTCCACGCGCCGACGATGTCGTTCCCGGTCGCCGGCACCCTGATGATCGAGCCGACCGAGAGCGAGGACATCGGCGAGCTCGACAGGTTCTGCGACGCGATGATCGCGATCAGGAACGAGATCGACCGGGTGGCCGCGGGGGAGTGGCCGAGCGACGACAACCCGCTGCGCAACGCACCGCACACGGCCGAGTGCCTGGTCGAGGAGTGGGAGCACCCGTACTCACGGGAGGTGGCCGCCTACCCGGTGCCCGACACCCGGGTGGCGAAGTACTGGTCACCGGTACGCCGGATCGACCAGGCGTACGGCGACCGCAACCTCGTCTGCTCCTGCCCGCCCCTGGAGGAGCTCGCCGAGGGATAG